The following is a genomic window from Bacillota bacterium.
AAATATTCGCGCAGCGAATCCGCGGGCACAAGAAACTCTGCTGCAATGTGGTTGCACGCCTGCTCTGTCTCATCTGGCGCAGGTTGCAGGTCGCGCAGGTCAAAGGAGGCGCTCTTCCCTAGCCAGACGTGCGCCAATTCATGTGCCAAGGTAAACATCTGTGCAGCTTTACCATCAGCGCCATTGATAAATACCAGGGGCGCGTATTCATCCACGAGCACAAAGCCGCGAAATTCTTCCACGTTCAACTTGCGCCGGGCATTGTTCCCGACAATACCACTTACGACGACCACAATGCCCGCATCTTCCGCCTTTTCTTGCAGTACACGCAACGCCACCGTCCAGTTGGGCTGCCGAGAAGCCCAATCTGCGTTGAGTCCCAGGGTTCCTCGAATCTGTTGAGCGACCACGCGCGGATCTGTCCGAGGAGATGCCGAGCGAACGAACGGCAATGGTTCGTGCCCTTGTTCGATGAAATACTCGCGCATCCATGCTTGGCGGCGCTGCATGATCTGTACCGTATCTAGCAGGTCTGCGCTGAAATGTTCGGCAGACACTCCAACAAGCGTACGGAAATGAGGAATAGGTAAACGCTCTTGCGGTGGCTCTGGAAGCAGGAGATAGCCAAATGGAACGGAGGTCGCTTTGGCGAATTCTTCGAGCTGGCGCAAAGTTGGCTGTGCGGCGCCCGTCAACCAATCCGAAAGGCGCGGGAATTTACGCTGGAGGTCTGTGCCAACCTTCGCGCGTTCTAGCGCCCAAGATAAAACTCTTTTATTGACTTCAACCCTGATACTCGCCATACCCCAATTCCTCCAAGTTTTCCCGAATCGCCTCGGAACTCTGAAGCAAGAACCCTGGGCTCCCGCATCGATTTTTTGCCGCACAACAGTCGCCCGAAACGCCCCTTCCGCCGCTGTTCCGCACGTAGACCGCTCAGGCATCCTCCTAGGTTCCGCAGGCCGGGCCCAGAAGCAGCAAAACAACCGCAACGAGCGAGGCCAAAACTCTATTCCTCGAACCGCTTTCACCGTTTACCCTCCAAACGGCATGCTACCGCTGAGCCAAGCCTCTTTCCCAGCGTCCTACAAAAGTTCTTTGGCTCCGCCGGGAAGAAGCACCAGGATTCTTTTTCGGTTTTGACGACCACCGCCCCTCCCTGTCCTCTCCCGCGCCGGACCTTTAGTCCGCCGAAGAAGAGCTACCCCTGCAGGAAACGCCGAACCACCATCACCCGCCGAGATAGAAGAACAGCTTCCAGCCTCAAATTTGTCCGCCGCCAGCTCCGACACCGCGCATCCCCTCTCGGCGTACTCCCGCCGCACGGCCTCGGCCTCCTCCCTCGTGCCCCGCACCTTGACGTACTCCCGCCCCTGCCGGTTCCTGCCCCTGGTCACCTCTGCCCCGCTCCTCCCGGCCTCCCAAGGCTTCGCTTCCGCGACCGCCGCGGCCACGGCGTCCACCTGCTCGGGCGAAAGCAGCCGGTCCTTGCCCTGGCGCCGCAGCCAGAAAGCCAGCGCCGTGCCGCTGTCGAACACCGGCATGGAGCACTCCTCGGCTTTGAGCCACCGGCAGCGGGTGAACAGCACGACGGGATATATCAGTTCCTCCGGGGGCGCGGGCAGGGGTATCCACGCGGCCCTCAGCCACTTCGCGAACAGCCGCGCGTGCCTGGCGTTCTGCTTCGTGGGGCTCTCGCAGCGCACCCAGGCATTCCCTTCTTTCCGCTTCCAGTTGTCCTTGTACCCCAGAAAGGCCCCTTCCCATGCCTTTGTTTCCACCAGAAACATCCCCGGCGGCCCGATTAGCACATGGTCTATCTGGACGAACTCGTCCGGCTCCGGCTCTAATACGGCGTCATTGACCACAACCCAACTGTTCGGCAGAAGGAGCCAGAAATGCAAGAAAGCGTTGTCTTCCCCGCCTTCTCCTTTGGCTTTGTCCCTAGCCCGCACGGCGTTGAACCGCCACTCCGCCAGCGGCTTAACGGCCCACCTGATCCAGGAAGGTACCTCTTCTTCGATCCGCTCCCGCATCTTTTCCCTCTCGCGCTTCACCTTCTCCTGGATCTTTGCCCGGAAGAGTTCCTTTATCTCACGGTTTTGCTTAACTATGCGTGCAGGCACTTGCTCCAGCACATCCTTTCACCCAAACCTCCCCCTGGGGCACTGGCGAGTTAGCGGTCTGCTTGATTAGCGTGTTGAGAGGCTTCTTCTGGCTCGGCCCTGCGCACGAGCATAGCGAGGCCTGCCTCCCTCTCCTTATGCGAGAATAAGGTGAGGACAAATATCTGGACGAAAAGCCCCAAACCTGCGCCTGCTGCCGTAGCGCCCCAAGGCAGGAACCCCGGCGGGGAGCCAAGAGCTGCCTGTATCACTTGCCCTACCCCCCAGCCGACCGCCCCTCCCGCAACGGCCGCTGCAGCGGCAAAGGCGGCCGCCCCGTACCCGAAGTACCGCATCCAACCCCCCTCCCCCTTCCGAACGTCCGCCCCCGTGCGGGCCGCGACCCGCCCGGCCAGATACTGAAAGTGCTCGTACGCAGTAGGATCACCAGACTCTCTGCGTATCTCTTCGACGTACTCCCTTATGCTGGGGTGCTCCCACGCGGTTTCCACGTAGTAGCCGAAGAGGTCGTTCACGTCCTCGAAAAACACCGTCCCGCGGCGGACCAGCGCCCCCAGCAACTCGAAGTACCCCAGATACTCGTCCAGGTCCGCATCGTCCAGTTCGCCCGGGCGTGGGGAGTCCTTCAGGTCCAACCAGAACTTGCGGTATTCCCCCGCTTCCTTTTGCCTCGCGATTTCTCGGAGAATTCTGCGACACTCTTCCCTGGTGAAGAATCTCTCGTATATGTCCAGGACAATTCTCCGCGCTTCCGCCCTGCCGACGCTCCTCTGGACGAGCCAGCCCAAAAGAGCCGCTATCGCGGCGAAAAGCGTTGCGGTTGCGGTGAGCCAGTCACTCATGGTCAAACACCGCTACCGTGAAAACATTTGCAATTGCCCTGTTTCTGAGGTACGCGTCCACATTCTCCACATCCTACACTTCACCGAGATCTCCGAGCTTATGGCCTACACACCTTGCATGGGACATACCCTGCGTTAACCACTTCTTCCCTGCTTTTGAAGACAACCCGATTATACGAAGCTATCTTCTGTGCCCATTGGCAGTCCGGACGATGAAACTTCTTACTGTTCTTATTCCCGATATATCCCCCACTGGCCGCAGGAACAACCGGAGCTGACGTTGCCCCGTTCGGCGCCCGGGGCATGATTGTGCCGCCCAGGGTTTTCACCGTAAGCGTCTTGCCGTCAGACACGAATATTACCGTCCCGTCCCTGTCGGTCCGGTATACCTTGACCCCGCTGCCGGCCAGCTTCGCCAGCGTTTCCTGGTGGGGATGGCCGTAGTCGTTCCCCGCCCCGACAGAGATGACGGCGTACTTCGGGGAAACGGCGCGCAGAAAAGCCGGTGTCGTGGAGCTGTAGCTCCCGTGGTGGCCGACCTTGAGCACGTCGGCCTTTAAACTTGCGCCTGACGCAAGCATTTCATGTTCGGATTCAGATTGGGCGTCGCCGGTGAGCAGGAAGGAAGTGTTCCCAAACTGCACCCTGGTTGCAGCAGACCA
Proteins encoded in this region:
- a CDS encoding NERD domain-containing protein; this encodes MPARIVKQNREIKELFRAKIQEKVKREREKMRERIEEEVPSWIRWAVKPLAEWRFNAVRARDKAKGEGGEDNAFLHFWLLLPNSWVVVNDAVLEPEPDEFVQIDHVLIGPPGMFLVETKAWEGAFLGYKDNWKRKEGNAWVRCESPTKQNARHARLFAKWLRAAWIPLPAPPEELIYPVVLFTRCRWLKAEECSMPVFDSGTALAFWLRRQGKDRLLSPEQVDAVAAAVAEAKPWEAGRSGAEVTRGRNRQGREYVKVRGTREEAEAVRREYAERGCAVSELAADKFEAGSCSSISAGDGGSAFPAGVALLRRTKGPARERTGRGGGRQNRKRILVLLPGGAKELL